Proteins encoded within one genomic window of Oryza brachyantha chromosome 7, ObraRS2, whole genome shotgun sequence:
- the LOC102711447 gene encoding peroxidase 2-like codes for MVASLSVLLLLCLAAAAAAQQLSPTFYDTSCPRALATIKSAVTAAVNNEARMGASLLRLHFHDCFVQGCDASVLLADTATFTGEQNALPNKNSLRGFNVIDSIKTQLEGMCKQTVSCADILAVAARDSVVALGGPSWTVGLGRRDSTTASMNSANNDLPPPFFDLENLVKAFGDKGFSVTDMVALSGAHTIGQAQCTNFRGRIYNETNIDAGYAASLRANCPATAGTGDGNLAALDTTTPYTFDNAYFSNLLSKKGLLHSDQVLFNGNSTDNTVRNFASDKAAFSSAFASAMVKMANLGPLTGSQGQIRLSCSKVN; via the exons ATGGTGGCTTCTCTGTCGGTGCTGCTGCTCTTgtgcctcgccgcggcggcggcggcgcagcagctGTCGCCGACGTTCTACGACACGTCGTGCCCCAGGGCGCTGGCCACCATCAAGAGCGCCGTGACGGCCGCCGTGAACAACGAGGCTCGCATGGGGGCGTCGCTGCTCAGGCTGCACTTCCATGACTGCTTCGTCCAA GGTTGCGATGCGTCCGTGCTGCTGGCGGACACGGCGACGTTCACCGGCGAGCAGAACGCCCTTCCGAACAAGAATTCTCTCAGAGGCTTCAACGTCATCGACAGCATCAAGACGCAGCTCGAGGGCATGTGCAAGCAGACCGTCTCCTGCGCCGAcatcctcgccgtcgccgcccgtgACTCCGTCGTCGCG CTGGGAGGGCCGTCATGGACGGTTGGTCTCGGGAGGAGGGACTCCACGACGGCGAGCATGAACAGCGCCAACAACGACCTGCCTCCTCCTTTCTTCGACCTCGAGAACCTCGTCAAGGCGTTCGGCGACAAGGGTTTCAGCGTCACCGACATGGTCGCTCTCTCAG GTGCGCACACGATCGGCCAGGCGCAGTGCACGAACTTCAGGGGCAGGATCTACAACGAGACCAACATCGACGCCGGCTACGCGGCGTCGCTCAGGGCCAACtgcccggcgacggccggcaccggcgacggcaaccTGGCGGCGCTGGACACGACGACGCCCTACACGTTCGACAACGCCTACTTCAGCAACCTGCTGTCCAAGAAGGGGCTCCTGCACTCCGACCAGGTGCTCTTCAACGGCAACAGCACCGACAACACGGTCAGGAACTTCGCCTCCGACAAGGCCGCGTTCAGCAGCGCCTTCGCGTCGGCCATGGTGAAGATGGCGAACCTTGGACCACTCACCGGGAGCCAGGGACAGATCAGGCTTAGCTGCTCCAAAGTGAACTAA
- the LOC102712553 gene encoding peroxidase 2-like, producing MASSSASCISLIVLVAMASAAAAQQLSPTFYDASCPRALSIIKSAVATAVSSDRRMGASLLRLHFHDCFVQGCDASVLLAGQERDAAPNKDSLRGFEVIDGIKTQIEAVCNRTVSCADILTVAARDSVVELGGPTWTVPLGRKDSIDASPALALTDLPPFTASLQELVAAFDKKGLTVTDMVALSGAHTIGQAQCSTFRGRIYGETNINSSFATALQASCPRSAGTGDMNLAPLDAATPNGFDNAYFTNLLSQRGLLHSDQVLFNNGSTDNTVRSFASSAAAFSSAFTTAMIKMGNIAPKTGTQGQIRLSCSKVNS from the exons ATGGCATCATCGTCTGCATCTTGCATTTCCTTGATTGTGCTCGTGGCCATGGcctctgcggcggcggcgcagcagctGTCGCCGACGTTCTACGACGCGTCGTGCCCTAGAGCTCTGTCCATCATCAAGAGCGCCGTGGCGACCGCCGTGAGCAGCGACCGCCGCATGGGCGCGTCCCTGCTCAGGCTGCACTTCCACGACTGCTTTGTCCAA gGTTGCGACGCGTCTGTTCTGCTGGCCGGACAAGAGCGGGACGCAGCTCCTAACAAGGATTCACTGAGAGGCTTCGAGGTCATCGACGGCATCAAGACGCAGATCGAGGCCGTGTGCAACCGCACAGTCTCGTGCGCCGAtatcctcaccgtcgccgcccgcgacTCCGTCGTCGAG CTCGGAGGGCCGACATGGACAGTGCCGCTTGGGAGGAAGGATTCCATCGACGCAAGCCCGGCGCTTGCACTGACTGATCTCCCGCCGTTCACCGCTAGCCTCCAGGAGCTCGTAGCCGCATTCGACAAGAAGGGCCTCACCGTAACCGACATGGTTGCTCTCTCGG GCGCGCACACGATCGGGCAGGCGCAGTGCTCGACCTTCAGGGGGAGGATCTACGGCGAGACCAACATCAACTCCTCCTTCGCGACGGCGCTGCAGGCGAGCTGCCCCCGGAGCGCCGGCACCGGCGACATGAACCTGGCGCCGCTGGACGCCGCGACGCCCAACGGCTTCGACAACGCCTACTTCACCAACCTGCTGTCGCAGAGGGGGCTCCTGCACTCCGACCAGGTGCTGTTCAACAACGGCAGCACCGACAACACGGTGAGGAGCTTCGCGTccagcgcggcggcgttcAGCAGCGCCTTCACCACGGCCATGATCAAGATGGGGAACATCGCGCCCAAGACGGGGACGCAGGGGCAGATCAGGCTCAGCTGCTCCAAGGTGAACTCGTAA
- the LOC102711168 gene encoding peroxidase 70-like, producing the protein MASCLSVLLLLCLAGAVSGQLSPTFYSRSCPRAMSIIRAGVRAAVAQEPRMGASLLRLHFHDCFVQGCDASVLLNDTASFTGEQGANPNVGSIRGFNVVDSIKAQLEAACKQTVSCADVLAVAARDSVVALGGPSWRVLLGRRDSTTASLALANSDLPAPFFDVVNLTASFAAKGLSQADMVALSGAHTIGQAQCQNFRDRLYNETNIDSAFAAALRASCPRPAGSGDGNLAPLDTTTPNAFDNAYFTNLLSNKGLLHSDQVLLNGGGGATGGQVRSYASRPSRFSRDFAAAMVRMGNISPLTGTQGQIRLVCSKVN; encoded by the exons ATGGCCTCTTGTCTGTCAGTCCTGCTGCTCTTGTGTCTAGCAGGTGCAGTGTCCGGGCAACTGTCGCCTACATTCTACTCCAGGTCGTGCCCGAGAGCTATGTCCATCATCAGGGCCGGTGTGAGAGCTGCCGTGGCGCAGGAGCCTCGCATGGGAGCCTCCTTGCTCAGGCTTCACTTCCATGACTGCTTTGTCCAA GGGTGCGACGCGTCCGTACTGCTGAACGACACGGCCAGCTTCACCGGCGAGCAGGGGGCCAACCCCAACGTCGGATCCATCAGAGGCTTCAACGTCGTCGACAGCATCAAGGCGCAGCTCGAGGCGGCGTGCAAGCAGACCGTCTCCtgcgccgacgtcctcgccgtcgccgcccgcgacTCCGTCGTCGCG TTGGGCGGGCCGTCATGGAGGGTTCTTCTCGGGAGGCGGgactcgacgacggcgagcttgGCTCTGGCGAACAGCGACCTGCCAGCTCCCTTCTTCGACGTCGTCAACCTCACCGCCTCGTTCGCCGCCAAGGGGCTGAGCCAAGCCGACATGGTCGCCCTCTCCGGTGCGCACACGATCGGGCAGGCGCAGTGCCAGAACTTCAGGGACAGGCTCTACAACGAGACCAACATCGACTCCGccttcgcggcggcgctcagGGCCAGCTGCCCACGGCCGgcgggcagcggcgacggcaaccTGGCGCCGCTGGACACCACGACACCCAACGCGTTCGACAACGCCTACTTCACCAACCTGCTGTCGAACAAGGGGCTCCTGCACTCCGACCAGGTGCTgctcaacggcggcggcggcgccaccggcggcCAGGTCCGGTCGTACGCGTCGAGGCCGTCGAGGTTCAGCAGGGACTTCGCGGCGGCCATGGTGAGGATGGGGAACATCAGCCCGTTGACGGGAACGCAGGGACAAATCAGGCTCGTCTGCTCCAAGGTCAATTAG
- the LOC102712275 gene encoding peroxidase 2-like: MACASSLGLLMLAAVVSTATAQLSATFYDTSCPSAMSIIKSGVTAAVNNERRMGASLLRLHFHDCFVQGCDASVLLAGNERNAGPNLSLRGFGVIDSIKTQVEAACKQTVSCADILAVAARDSVVALGGPSWSVPLGRRDSLGAATATQVINSLPPSTDSLAQLISAYASKGLSATDLVALSGAHTIGVARCRGFRTRLYNDTNINSAFATALQANCPRATGSGDGNLAPLDTTTPSAFDNAYFTNLLSQKGLLHSDQELFNGGSTDSTVRSFACSAAAFGSAFATAMVKMGNIAPLTGTQGQIRLSCSAANS; encoded by the exons ATGGCTTGTGCATCTTCTCTTGGGTTACTGATGCTCGCGGCGGTGGTGTCCACGGCCACCGCGCAGCTGTCGGCGACGTTCTACGACACGTCGTGCCCCAGCGCCATGTCGATCATCAAGAGCGGCGTGACGGCCGCCGTGAACAACGAGCGCCGCATGGGCGCCTCTCTGCTCCGGCTGCACTTCCATGACTGCTTCGTCCAA GGTTGTGACGCCTCTGTTCTGCTGGCCGGAAACGAGAGGAACGCAGGCCCAAACCTCTCTCTCAGAGGCTTCGGCGTCATCGACAGCATCAAGACGCAGGTGGAGGCCGCGTGCAAGCAGACCGTCTCCTGCGCCGAcatcctcgccgtcgccgcccgagACTCCGTCGTCGCG CTTGGAGGGCCGTCATGGAGTGTTCCGCTGGGGAGAAGGGACTCCCTCGGTGCTGCTACGGCGACCCAGGTGATCAACAGCCTTCCTCCTTCTACGGACAGCCTCGCGCAGCTCATCAGTGCGTACGCGAGTAAAGGGCTGAGCGCAACCGACTTGGTCGCTCTATCAG GTGCACACACGATCGGTGTGGCGCGGTGCCGGGGCTTCAGGACGAGGCTGTACAACGACACCAACATCAACTCCGCCTTCGCGACGGCGCTCCAGGCGAACTGCCCACGGGCaaccggcagcggcgacggcaaccTGGCGCCGCTGGACACGACGACGCCCAGCGCCTTCGACAACGCCTACTTCACCAACCTGCTGTCGCAGAAGGGGCTCCTGCACTCCGACCAGGAGCTCTTCAATGGCGGCAGCACCGACAGCACGGTGAGGAGCTTCGCgtgcagcgcggcggcgttcgGCAGCGCCTTCGCGACGGCCATGGTGAAGATGGGGAACATCGCGCCCTTGACCGGGACGCAGGGGCAGATCAGGCTcagctgctccgccgccaaCTCGTAG
- the LOC102712830 gene encoding peroxidase P7-like, producing MAFLAWLAVMAAAAFVSASGSGELTPDFYSETCPQALTTIKLVVGAAVLNEPRMGASLVRLHFHDCFVNGCDGSVLLDDTDDMVGEKLAKPNNMSLRGFDVIDAIKAAVNTACLGNVVSCADILAVAARDSIVALGGSSYDVLLGRRDATTASIDDANDDIPNPFMDLPELVDNFESHGLSLNDLVVLSGGHTLGYSRCLFFRSRLYNETDTLDPAYAAALEEQCPITGDDDALTSLDDTPTTVDTDYYQGLTQGRALLHTDQQLYQGGGGDSDDLVKYYGENPDKFWEDFAAAMVKMGNLSPLTGDEGEIRENCRVVNQE from the exons ATGGCGTTTCTTGCTTGGCTCGCCGTCATGGCCGCGGCTGCTTTCGTGTccgcctccggctccggcgagcTCACCCCCGACTTCTACAGCGAGACGTGCCCGCAGGCGCTGACGACGATCaagctcgtcgtcggcgccgccgtcctgaATGAGCCGAGGATGGGCGCGTCCTTGGTCCGGCTGCACTTCCATGACTGCTTCGTCAAC GGCTGCGACGGCTCCGTTCTGCTGGACGACACCGACGACATGGTCGGGGAGAAGCTGGCGAAGCCGAACAACATGTCGCTGAGAGGGTTCGATGTGATCGACGCCATCAAGGCCGCGGTGAATACGGCCTGCCTGGGGAACGTCGTCTCCTGCGCTGATATCTTGGCGGTCGCTGCTCGTGACTCGATCGTCGCG CTCGGGGGAAGCTCGTACGACGTGCTGCTGGGGCGGCGcgacgcgacgacggcgagcatcGACGACGCGAACGACGACATCCCGAACCCGTTCATGGACCTCCCGGAGCTGGTGGACAACTTCGAGTCCCACGGGCTGTCGCTGAACGACCTCGTCGTGCTCTCCGGCGGCCACACGCTGGGCTACTCCCGCTGCCTCTTCTTCCGCAGCCGCCTCTACAACGAGACCGACACGCTGGACCCGGCctacgccgccgcgctcgaggAGCAGTGCCCgatcaccggcgacgacgacgcgcttACCTCGCTGGACGACACGCCGACCACCGTCGACACCGACTACTACCAGGGCCTCACGCAGGGCCGGGCGCTGCTGCACACGGACCAGCAGCTGTaccaaggcggcggcggcgacagcgacgacctTGTCAAGTACTACGGCGAGAACCCGGACAAGTTCTGGGAGgacttcgccgccgccatggtgaAGATGGGCAACCTGAGcccgctcaccggcgacgaagGCGAGATCAGGGAGAACTGCCGGGTGGTGAACCAGGAGTAA
- the LOC102711716 gene encoding peroxidase 2-like yields MAWASSLGLMVLVAAMASPASAQLSATFYDTSCPNALSTIRSVVTAAVNSEPRMGASLLRLHFHDCFVQGCDASVLLSGQEQNAFPNAGSLRGFNVIDNAKTRVEAICNRTVSCADILAVAARDSVVALGGPSWTVLLGRRDSTTASQALANSDLPPPSSDLASLIGNFSNKGLDVTDMVALSGAHTIGQAQCQNFRDRIYNETNINSAFATSLRANCPRASGTGDGNLAPLDATTPNAFDNAYYTNLMSNRGLLHSDQVLFNGGGGGTDNTVRNFASNAAAFSSAFTTAMIKMGNISPLTGTQGQIRVSCSRVNS; encoded by the exons ATGGCTTGGGCATCTTCATTGGGTTTGATGGTGCTCGTCGCAGCCATGGcatcgccggcgtcggcgcagCTCTCGGCGACGTTCTACGACACGTCGTGCCCCAACGCGCTGTCCACCATCAGGAGCGTGGTGACGGCCGCCGTGAACAGCGAGCCTCGCATGGGCGCGTCGCTGCTCCGGCTGCACTTCCACGACTGCTTCGTCCAA GGCTGCGACGCGTCCGTTCTGCTGTCCGGGCAGGAGCAGAACGCCTTCCCGAACGCCGGGTCGCTGAGGGGCTTCAACGTCATCGACAACGCCAAGACGCGGGTCGAGGCCATCTGCAACCGCACCGTCTCCTGCGCCGAcatcctcgccgtcgccgcccgtgACTCCGTCGTCGCG CTCGGAGGGCCGTCATGGACAGTTCTTCTGGGGAGAAGGGACTCCACCACTGCAAGCCAGGCCCTGGCAAATAGCGACCTCCCTCCCCCTTCATCTGACCTTGCAAGCCTCATCGGCAATTTTTCCAACAAGGGACTCGACGTGACCGACATGGTTGCTCTCTCAG GCGCGCACACGATCGGGCAGGCGCAGTGCCAGAACTTCAGGGACAGGATCTACAACGAGACCAACATCAACTCCGCCTTCGCGACGTCGCTCCGGGCGAACTGCCCACGGGCGTCCGgcaccggcgacggcaaccTGGCGCCGCTGGACGCGACGACGCCCAACGCGTTCGACAACGCGTACTACACCAACCTGATGTCGAACAGGGGGCTCCTGCACTCCGACCAGGTGCTCttcaacggcggcggcggcggcaccgacAACACGGTGAGGAACTTCGCATCCAACGCGGCGGCGTTCAGCAGCGCCTTCACCACGGCCATGATCAAGATGGGGAACATCTCCCCGTTGACCGGAACCCAGGGGCAGATCAGGGTCAGCTGCTCCAGGGTGAACTCATAA
- the LOC102707603 gene encoding WEB family protein At2g38370-like, protein MHWRPVATVARLGMNGEVAHGTAPAAGGDRAVVDTSAPFESVREAVDHFGGRAACLTERMPVAPPKAQGQPEGTQERVGSHGQTVQLEEELSIKEMQTLDVLRVLESSKKIITELKLKMHNKESADAFTITEAPVTVEEHGDRHSENVQADGVVDGLHTQPQQPPGSVLMELEKAKAYLIRTTADIADIRGSAVLLRNEIAKEKILVERSREKVCANASQISSLQDELDHTTQKLQTLKGRQRRRDYPSDILMEIKKMTSEIEQLRTAANASKSEAVILSAEIEQTRASIATAEVRCLAAKKMEEAARAAETLVLAEIKALLSSEASSGDLQGTDVVNLSMEEYFELASKAQESDISSRKKIEAAMVQVEEAKQSRSNSINKLEQAKLEIENRKSALQDALKKAHAANRGKLAVEESVRRWLYENGHKRRSFHDSSKLKNTADGIDVCKSFLKPTLSIGQILNMKLMGPDGYDKSVWDDTTEAPNVSLGQILNRRNAVFYNSDITSQKRLSEKRKKFAFARLSVLLSKQTKGKKNKGSDQSPCLPKNETVAR, encoded by the exons ATGCACTGGCGGCCAGTGGCCACTGTTGCTCGGCTCGGCATGAACGGCGAGGTGGCGCATGGCACagctccggccgccggcggggacAGGGCGGTGGTCGACACGTCGGCGCCGTTCGAGTCGGTGCGCGAGGCCGTCGACCACTTCGGCGGCCGCGCGGCCTGCCTCACCGAGCGCATGCCCGTCGCTCCCCCAAAG GCACAGGGTCAGCCTGAGGGGACTCAAGAACGCGTTGGATCACATGGGCAGACCGTGCagctggaggaggagctcaGCATCAAGGAGATGCAGACGCTTGATGTGCTCAGAGTATTAGAATCCTCCAAAAAGATCATTACGGAGCTGAAGCTAAAGATGCATAATAAAGAATCAGCCGATGCATTTACCATCACTGAAGCACCGGTTACAGTTGAAGAACATGGGGACAGGCATTCTGAAAATGTTCAGGCTGATGGGGTTGTGGATGGCCTACATACACAGCCACAGCAGCCTCCAGGTTCAGTTCTGATGGAGCTTGAGAAGGCAAAGGCATATTTGATCAGAACCACGGCTGATATAGCTGACATAAGAGGCTCTGCTGTGTTGCTGCGCAATGAGATTGCTAAGGAGAAAATCTTGGTGGAGAGGAGTCGAGAGAAGGTATGCGCCAATGCATCCCAGATTTCTTCGCTGCAGGATGAGTTGGATCATACTACACAGAAGTTGCAAACGCTGAAGGGTAGGCAAAGAAGGCGCGATTATCCGTCTGACATTCTGATGGAGATCAAGAAGATGACATCAGAGATCGAGCAGCTCAGGACTGCAGCAAACGCATCGAAATCTGAAGCTGTGATTTTGTCTGCCGAAATTGAGCAGACGAGGGCTAGCATTGCGACTGCTGAAGTGAGGTGTCTTGCAGCCAAGAAGATGGAAGAAGCGGCAAGAGCAGCAGAAACTCTTGTGCTTGCTGAGATCAAGGCCTTACTTAGCAGTGAAGCTTCATCTGGAGATCTCCAGGGCACTGATGTGGTGAACCTGTCCATGGAAGAGTACTTTGAGCTTGCTTCAAAAGCCCAAGAGTCTGACATTAGCTCGAGGAAGAAAATTGAAGCTGCAATGGTGCAGGTTGAAGAAGCTAAACAATCAAGATCCAACTCGATTAACAAGCTGGAGCAAGCCAAGTTAGAGATTGAGAATCGCAAGAGTGCACTTCAGGATGCCCTGAAAAAGGCACATGCTGCCAATCGAGGGAAGCTCGCAGTGGAGGAGTCTGTTCGTCGATGGCTATATGAGAATGGCCACAAGAGGCGCTCATTTCATGACTCATCCAAGTTAAAAAATACAGCAGATGGCATTGATGTTTGCAAGAGCTTCTTGAAGCCAACGCTATCGATCGGTCAGATACTGAACATGAAGCTAATGGGACCTGATGGGTATGACAAGAGCGTCTGGGATGATACAACTGAAGCTCCTAATGTTTCACTTGGTCAGATTCTAAACCGGAGGAACGCTGTTTTTTATAACAGTGATATAACTTCCCAGAAGAGATTGTcagaaaaaaggaagaaatttGCCTTCGCAAGGCTTTCAGTATTGTTATCAAAACAAACCAAGggcaagaaaaataaaggatcAGATCAGAGCCCATGCTTACCTAAGAATGAGACAGTAGCTAGGTGA
- the LOC102711994 gene encoding peroxidase 2 — translation MASSSSLCLMVLVAAMASPASAQLSATFYDTSCPSALSTIRSAVTAAVNSEPRMGASLLRLHFHDCFVQGCDASVLLAGNEQNAIPNAGSLRGFSVIDSIKTQVEAVCSQTVSCADILAVAARDSVVALGGPSWTVLLGRRDSTTASEALANSDLPPPSSDLASLIGNFSNKGLDVTDMVALSGAHTIGQSQCKNFRDRIYNETNIDSNFATALQANCPRATGTGDGNLTPLDTTTPNAFDNAYYTNLLSNQGLLHSDQVLFNGGSTDNTVMNFASNPAAFSSAFATAMVKMGNISPLTGTQGQIRLSCSKVN, via the exons ATGGCTTCGTCGTCCTCTCTCTGCTTGATGGTGCTCGTCGCAGCAATGGCCTCGCCGGCATCGGCGCAGCTTTCGGCGACGTTCTATGACACGTCGTGCCCTAGTGCATTGTCCACCATCAGGAGCGCGGTGACGGCCGCCGTGAACAGCGAGCCTCGCATGGGCGCGTCGCTGCTCCGGTTGCATTTCCACGACTGCTTCGTCCAA GGCTGCGACGCGTCTGTTCTTCTGGCCGGCAACGAGCAGAACGCGATCCCGAACGCGGGGTCGCTCAGGGGATTCAGCGTCATCGACAGCATCAAGACGCAGGTCGAGGCCGTGTGCAGCCAGACCGTCTCCTGCGCCGAcatcctcgccgtcgccgcccgtgACTCCGTCGTCGCG CTGGGAGGGCCGTCATGGACGGTTCTTCTGGGGAGAAGGGACTCCACCACTGCAAGCGAGGCCCTGGCAAATAGCGATCTCCCTCCCCCTTCATCTGACCTTGCAAGCCTCATCGGCAATTTTTCCAACAAGGGACTCGACGTGACCGACATGGTTGCTCTCTCAG GCGCACACACGATCGGGCAGTCGCAGTGCAAAAACTTCAGGGACAGGATCTACAACGAGACCAACATCGACTCCAACTTCGCGACGGCGCTCCAGGCCAACTGCCCACGGGCAACCGgcaccggcgacggcaaccTGACACCGCTGGACACGACGACGCCCAACGCGTTCGACAACGCCTACTACACCAACCTGCTGTCGAACCAGGGGCTCCTGCACTCCGACCAGGTGCTCTTCAACGGCGGCAGCACCGACAACACGGTGATGAACTTCGCGTCCAACCCGGCGGCGTTCAGCAGCGCCTTCGCGACGGCCATGGTGAAGATGGGGAACATCAGCCCGCTGACTGGTACCCAGGGCCAGATCAGGCTCAGCTGTTCCAAGGTTAATTAG